Proteins encoded by one window of Swingsia samuiensis:
- a CDS encoding methyltransferase domain-containing protein: protein MRKHLIYNQFKDAASFYDSPLGHRTANLIFSNLTTLHPKIVSEHILGIGYPAPYLASNPNSICARINHGQTYRSTLRASKECLISSECLPFDDLSIDTTLVIHGLEFSHSPANFLRSIWKIMKDDGVLILVVPNRRSAWAHNDSTPFGHGTPFSRQQLNNLLKQCFFRTEIYHKALILPPSILSKVSGTFAEKLNQFAVYPCAGVHIVLAHKNIHAGIPALKEEKNFSISRQLIKFA, encoded by the coding sequence ATGCGAAAACATCTGATTTATAATCAGTTCAAAGATGCAGCGTCATTCTATGACAGTCCTCTTGGTCACCGCACCGCAAATCTCATCTTCTCTAACCTTACAACGTTACACCCCAAAATTGTATCAGAACATATTCTTGGAATCGGATATCCTGCCCCTTATTTAGCGTCCAATCCGAATTCTATTTGCGCTCGCATCAACCACGGACAAACCTATAGATCTACCCTTCGTGCGAGCAAAGAATGCTTGATCAGTAGCGAGTGTCTTCCTTTTGATGATTTATCAATCGATACCACCCTCGTGATCCATGGTCTGGAATTCAGCCACTCACCGGCTAATTTTTTACGCTCTATCTGGAAAATCATGAAAGATGACGGCGTACTCATCCTTGTGGTGCCCAATCGGCGCAGTGCTTGGGCGCATAACGATTCTACGCCCTTTGGCCATGGAACCCCTTTTAGCCGCCAACAGTTAAATAACTTACTCAAACAATGTTTCTTTAGAACAGAAATATATCATAAAGCGCTTATTCTTCCGCCTTCTATCCTTTCAAAAGTTTCGGGAACTTTTGCTGAAAAACTAAACCAATTTGCAGTCTACCCCTGCGCTGGTGTACACATTGTCCTCGCGCACAAAAATATTCATGCAGGCATTCCTGCGTTAAAAGAGGAAAAAAACTTCTCCATTTCACGTCAATTAATTAAATTCGCCTGA
- a CDS encoding phosphatidylserine decarboxylase — MSLIQSFKFVLSPPHRAALPFIAAGTAIGFLGRITPWRLTRLIGKAGFAFSAFSFYFFRDPKRYSPQEADLVLASADGRVTSIALVPPPHSLEMGTTPVWRVSTFLSVLDVHINRIPAAGQVTKIVYHTGKFLNASLDKASEHNERNEVRLTLPDGRNIGVVQIAGLIARRILCFVKEDDRLEAGERFGLIRFGSRTDVYLPPGVEPLVTEGQTMIAGETILAKL; from the coding sequence ATGTCATTAATTCAATCTTTTAAATTTGTTCTCTCTCCTCCTCACCGTGCAGCACTTCCTTTCATTGCTGCGGGAACGGCCATTGGTTTTTTAGGGAGAATTACCCCTTGGCGTTTAACGCGCCTCATCGGGAAAGCCGGTTTCGCTTTCAGTGCATTTTCATTTTATTTTTTCCGTGACCCAAAGCGTTACTCCCCTCAAGAAGCGGACCTTGTTTTGGCTTCTGCTGATGGTCGCGTAACATCTATCGCACTGGTTCCCCCACCTCATTCTTTGGAAATGGGAACAACACCCGTATGGCGTGTTTCAACATTTCTTTCTGTTTTAGATGTCCATATCAATCGTATACCTGCAGCTGGGCAAGTTACAAAAATTGTTTACCACACTGGTAAATTTTTGAACGCAAGCCTTGATAAAGCTTCAGAACATAATGAACGTAATGAAGTCCGCCTCACTCTTCCAGATGGCCGGAACATTGGGGTTGTTCAAATTGCAGGCCTCATTGCCCGTCGTATTCTATGTTTTGTGAAGGAAGATGACCGCTTAGAAGCAGGTGAGCGTTTTGGGTTGATACGCTTTGGCTCCAGAACAGATGTTTACCTTCCACCGGGCGTGGAACCTCTGGTTACCGAAGGTCAAACCATGATCGCTGGCGAAACTATTCTCGCAAAACTCTGA
- a CDS encoding CDP-alcohol phosphatidyltransferase family protein translates to MTHPDSTGLLRSGKRRKIRRRLRKIGRSPRTRVRGPSFNRLIPNILTMLGLCSGLSSMRFALNHYFAHAAVALVIAACIDGLDGRIARMLKGTSRFGAEFDSLSDFVCFGVVPPFILLLWCLQNAGRYAFIPCIMFTVCMALRLARFNASLDDDTKPDYSANFFTGVPAPAGAGIVLFPVFLGLEAKRLHISALSNFAHSPFLASTCLILTAFLLVSTFPVWSFKNFKVPSRFVLPLMLGICFFTAVLVADPWGALAAASLFYLVLLPFSRLSYHRLKRAAEEMSEAVEETA, encoded by the coding sequence ATGACACATCCCGACAGTACCGGTCTTCTTCGCTCCGGGAAACGGCGCAAAATAAGACGTAGATTACGTAAAATAGGACGCTCTCCTCGCACACGTGTGCGAGGGCCTTCTTTTAATCGCCTTATCCCCAATATCCTGACCATGCTTGGCTTATGCTCTGGGCTCAGCAGTATGCGTTTTGCATTAAATCATTATTTTGCACATGCTGCTGTCGCACTCGTTATTGCCGCGTGTATTGATGGTTTAGATGGACGCATTGCACGGATGTTAAAAGGCACCTCCCGTTTTGGAGCCGAATTCGACAGTCTGTCAGACTTTGTTTGTTTTGGAGTTGTCCCTCCGTTTATCCTGCTTCTTTGGTGCTTACAAAATGCGGGGCGTTACGCCTTTATTCCATGCATCATGTTTACCGTTTGTATGGCCTTGCGGTTAGCCCGTTTTAACGCAAGCCTTGATGATGATACCAAACCTGATTATTCAGCCAATTTTTTTACTGGGGTTCCAGCACCAGCGGGAGCGGGTATCGTTCTTTTCCCAGTTTTTTTAGGCTTGGAAGCGAAACGTCTTCATATAAGCGCTTTATCAAATTTTGCTCATTCACCCTTTCTCGCCAGTACATGTCTGATTTTAACAGCGTTTTTACTGGTTTCTACCTTCCCCGTTTGGTCTTTTAAAAATTTCAAAGTCCCCTCTCGGTTTGTTCTGCCTCTTATGCTGGGGATTTGCTTCTTTACTGCTGTCCTTGTTGCTGACCCATGGGGAGCCTTAGCCGCAGCAAGCCTTTTTTACCTAGTACTTTTACCTTTCTCTCGCCTCTCCTACCATCGTTTAAAAAGAGCGGCTGAAGAAATGTCAGAGGCCGTTGAAGAAACTGCCTAG
- a CDS encoding ROK family protein, producing MADYRLGIDLGGTKIEIAALNRVGELVLRERIPNPGVYDEAVKAVRDFVTQIDQRLGSVSSHRVSAGQKTSTLGIGIPGSISPETGLIKNANATWLNNNPFGRDLESAMSRPVRIENDANCFALSEAADGAGKGATTVFGVIIGTGMGAGIVNNGRVMEGRHHVAGEWGHIPLPWMIPGDGEPRKCFCGNSGCMERYLCGPALAEDWKGAGNRNTAGIEEAAANGDQAAIDALNRYVERFARACSLVINFLDPDVIVLGGGVSNLETLYKRVPPLLSRNVITPVCNTAIVKNKHGDSSGVRGAAWLWDVTE from the coding sequence ATGGCTGACTATCGGCTTGGTATTGATCTCGGCGGCACAAAGATCGAGATTGCAGCACTTAATCGTGTAGGTGAATTGGTTCTAAGAGAACGAATTCCTAATCCGGGAGTGTATGACGAAGCTGTAAAAGCAGTTCGTGATTTTGTAACGCAGATTGATCAACGTTTGGGTTCTGTCTCTAGCCATAGAGTTTCTGCCGGACAAAAAACGTCTACATTGGGGATTGGTATTCCGGGCTCGATTTCTCCAGAGACTGGCCTAATTAAAAATGCCAATGCGACATGGTTAAATAACAATCCTTTCGGACGTGACTTGGAATCAGCCATGTCTCGCCCCGTTCGTATTGAAAATGATGCAAATTGCTTTGCTCTTTCTGAAGCGGCGGATGGTGCCGGGAAAGGAGCGACCACTGTTTTTGGTGTTATTATCGGAACGGGCATGGGCGCCGGGATTGTTAATAATGGCCGTGTTATGGAAGGAAGGCACCATGTTGCTGGCGAATGGGGGCATATTCCATTGCCATGGATGATTCCAGGAGATGGAGAACCGCGTAAGTGCTTCTGTGGTAATTCTGGCTGTATGGAACGCTATTTGTGTGGGCCTGCTTTGGCTGAAGATTGGAAAGGGGCAGGGAACCGTAACACCGCAGGAATTGAAGAAGCGGCTGCTAATGGAGATCAGGCTGCGATTGATGCCTTGAATCGATATGTAGAGCGTTTTGCACGTGCATGCTCTTTGGTTATTAACTTCTTAGATCCGGATGTGATTGTTTTGGGCGGTGGAGTGTCCAACTTAGAGACACTTTATAAACGCGTACCACCTCTCTTAAGCCGTAATGTAATTACACCTGTATGCAATACCGCTATTGTAAAAAATAAGCATGGCGACAGTTCTGGAGTTCGTGGGGCTGCATGGCTATGGGATGTAACAGAATAA
- a CDS encoding NADH-quinone oxidoreductase subunit B family protein gives MSILKHSGAVSILHAFLDASRWRSVREEKGKIPQKTVHVYVLETGGCEGCHMEVETLAGSAFALEKYGFKKVTDPVEADWLLVTGAMSRSCVNMLERVWNTMPQGKSLIAVGQCAIDGGIFGNSYATLGGLDKLTAVKRMIPGCPPSPHEILNGLRNIIEN, from the coding sequence GTGAGTATTTTAAAACATTCTGGAGCGGTCAGTATATTACACGCTTTTCTTGACGCCTCTCGTTGGCGATCCGTACGTGAGGAAAAAGGGAAAATCCCTCAAAAAACGGTTCATGTATATGTGTTGGAAACGGGAGGGTGTGAAGGCTGCCATATGGAAGTAGAGACGTTAGCGGGGAGTGCTTTTGCTCTTGAAAAATACGGCTTTAAAAAGGTTACGGATCCTGTGGAAGCGGATTGGTTATTAGTAACGGGAGCCATGAGCCGCTCTTGTGTAAATATGTTGGAGCGTGTGTGGAATACGATGCCACAAGGCAAAAGCTTGATTGCGGTTGGTCAGTGCGCGATTGATGGTGGAATATTTGGGAATTCTTACGCGACATTGGGTGGTCTTGATAAATTGACAGCGGTGAAAAGAATGATTCCCGGGTGTCCACCATCACCTCACGAAATTCTTAATGGATTAAGGAATATTATAGAGAATTAA
- a CDS encoding NADH-quinone oxidoreductase subunit D-related protein produces MTEMGDIIRSGERISLSHYGLDTAQWQAMLVSAGSTLPLLSCWADETRVYILLLERDRPLLASTPIEDRRYLAPSSRFAGADWGEKVAFDLWGVEAMNAQSDGYPALDEGAWEETWPLSTTPNVGGSQPFPSPAGERLKPEESGLSGPLELSYHLLRGKAQTLTMKAGLAHRGVLSRAVGQSPEKALSFISRMTAGGFVAHSLAFCRALAQAQGREISSDIRDAWMILLEIERISVHLFDLARTARSVDAGLLATHCDHAREGIARVCYELLGSRRLTDIVTCDGVREGVEIIPLAQAVIAVLEPRLSALLELQSVFASRLKGIAVLRPELATKFAIGGLVGRASGRHLDVRRREAGMRLEALRSTGSSQGDAAARDNLRVLEIRDSLTVLQRILGNFGTQDDEPVSRATDEGIGAAEGARGDIWYWLRLKDGKIRALQARDPSVSVLSVLPNVLGGMAPEQLSVALQSFALSPAGIAM; encoded by the coding sequence ATGACAGAGATGGGAGATATTATCCGCAGTGGAGAAAGAATTTCTCTCTCTCATTATGGATTAGATACAGCGCAATGGCAGGCAATGCTCGTGTCAGCGGGGTCAACCTTGCCACTACTTTCATGCTGGGCAGATGAAACGCGGGTTTATATTCTTTTATTGGAGCGTGACCGCCCACTTTTAGCGAGCACACCTATAGAAGATCGGCGGTATTTAGCACCTTCATCAAGGTTTGCTGGAGCGGATTGGGGGGAAAAGGTTGCTTTTGACCTTTGGGGTGTGGAAGCAATGAATGCCCAAAGTGATGGGTACCCTGCCTTAGATGAAGGAGCGTGGGAAGAGACATGGCCGTTATCTACAACTCCCAATGTTGGAGGGAGCCAGCCTTTTCCGTCTCCAGCAGGCGAGCGGTTGAAGCCTGAAGAAAGTGGCTTGTCGGGGCCGTTAGAGCTTTCCTATCATCTATTAAGAGGGAAGGCGCAGACCCTAACAATGAAAGCAGGATTAGCGCATCGTGGTGTGTTGTCTCGTGCTGTCGGTCAATCTCCAGAGAAAGCGTTGTCCTTTATATCAAGAATGACGGCAGGTGGGTTTGTTGCTCATTCATTAGCCTTTTGTCGTGCTCTGGCTCAGGCACAAGGACGAGAGATTAGCTCTGATATTCGTGATGCCTGGATGATCTTACTTGAGATTGAGCGCATTTCTGTTCATTTATTTGACTTGGCACGGACTGCTCGTTCAGTGGATGCAGGCTTGTTGGCTACGCATTGTGACCATGCGCGTGAAGGGATAGCTCGTGTGTGTTATGAACTGCTCGGGTCACGGCGTTTAACTGATATTGTGACGTGTGACGGTGTGCGGGAAGGTGTAGAGATTATCCCGTTAGCACAAGCTGTCATAGCTGTTCTGGAGCCACGGTTATCGGCACTTTTGGAACTACAGTCTGTATTTGCTTCCCGTCTGAAGGGGATTGCGGTTTTACGGCCAGAACTCGCAACAAAGTTTGCCATTGGCGGTTTGGTCGGTCGTGCCAGTGGGCGTCATTTGGATGTGCGTCGGCGAGAGGCTGGGATGCGTTTAGAGGCATTACGTTCAACGGGCTCAAGCCAAGGGGATGCGGCGGCACGGGATAATTTGAGAGTGTTGGAAATAAGGGATTCTTTAACTGTTCTCCAGCGTATTTTAGGGAATTTTGGCACACAAGATGATGAGCCAGTTTCGAGAGCAACGGATGAGGGAATTGGTGCAGCAGAAGGGGCTCGTGGTGATATATGGTATTGGTTGCGTTTAAAGGATGGTAAGATTAGAGCCCTTCAAGCACGGGATCCTTCTGTGTCTGTTTTATCTGTCTTACCCAATGTTTTAGGTGGTATGGCGCCTGAACAGCTTTCTGTGGCTCTTCAGTCTTTTGCTCTGTCTCCTGCGGGAATAGCGATGTGA
- a CDS encoding aldo/keto reductase: protein MKTVTFRNGRTVPALGMGTWNMGDSSVRRSDEIDSLRLGVEVGLRVIDTAEMYGDGRSESLVGEAISDIRDDVFLVSKVLPSNASYDSVLRSCRRTLKRLDTDWLDMYLLHWRGTTPLEETIRAFKTLEADGMIRGWGVSNFDVSDMEELKAASDECQVNQILYSLEHRGTEFDLLAYNQKASAVTMAYSPLGQGGDLLQNPVLKEIAQRYETDLGPAQPAQIALAWVMRQENVLAIPKAGTPDHLLANVASQAISLTEEDLKILDNAFPPPSSKVSLAVI from the coding sequence ATGAAAACCGTCACATTCCGTAACGGCAGAACAGTTCCAGCTCTCGGCATGGGAACATGGAATATGGGTGATAGTTCTGTTCGTCGTTCTGATGAAATAGACAGCTTGCGCTTAGGGGTAGAAGTCGGTTTAAGAGTTATTGATACTGCTGAAATGTACGGGGATGGTCGCTCGGAAAGTTTGGTTGGTGAAGCCATTTCTGACATCCGGGATGATGTTTTTTTGGTGAGTAAAGTTCTTCCATCCAATGCATCTTATGATAGTGTTTTAAGGTCTTGTAGACGGACGCTTAAGCGTTTGGATACGGATTGGCTTGATATGTATCTTCTTCATTGGAGAGGGACTACACCTCTTGAAGAGACGATACGGGCTTTCAAAACTCTTGAAGCAGATGGCATGATCAGAGGATGGGGTGTTTCCAACTTTGACGTATCGGATATGGAAGAGTTGAAAGCGGCTTCAGATGAATGCCAAGTCAATCAAATTCTTTATAGTCTGGAACATCGTGGCACTGAGTTTGATTTGCTAGCGTATAATCAAAAAGCTTCTGCCGTAACGATGGCTTATTCTCCTTTGGGGCAGGGAGGGGATTTACTCCAGAACCCTGTGCTTAAAGAAATAGCTCAACGTTATGAGACGGATCTAGGACCTGCCCAGCCTGCACAGATCGCTCTGGCATGGGTGATGCGTCAAGAGAATGTGCTTGCTATTCCTAAAGCAGGAACGCCGGATCATTTGTTGGCGAATGTGGCAAGTCAGGCCATTTCTTTGACAGAAGAAGACCTTAAAATTCTGGATAATGCTTTTCCGCCGCCAAGTAGTAAAGTATCACTGGCCGTTATCTAG
- a CDS encoding DNA polymerase III subunit chi: MDVGFYHLTRTPLDEALPALLGKTLDAGERALVRCPDEASVAQLDEALWNVRDPVWLPHGTEKMGHAPFQPIWLTANNDAPNGAKFLFRIDGAGESEFSLFTRVFDLFDGRNSNSVQRARERWKLLKSMGHTLVYWQQQAHGWKKAG, translated from the coding sequence GTGGATGTTGGATTTTATCATTTAACTCGAACGCCTTTGGATGAAGCTTTACCAGCTTTACTAGGCAAAACGCTTGATGCAGGAGAGCGGGCTCTTGTCCGCTGTCCTGACGAAGCATCTGTTGCGCAGCTAGATGAGGCGTTGTGGAACGTGCGTGATCCTGTTTGGCTGCCCCATGGAACAGAGAAAATGGGGCATGCGCCGTTTCAACCGATATGGTTAACAGCCAACAATGATGCTCCTAATGGTGCAAAGTTTTTGTTCCGTATTGACGGAGCAGGTGAGAGTGAATTTTCGTTATTCACAAGGGTTTTTGATTTATTTGATGGACGTAATTCTAATAGCGTGCAACGTGCACGGGAACGTTGGAAGTTATTGAAATCTATGGGTCATACACTTGTATATTGGCAGCAGCAGGCGCATGGCTGGAAAAAAGCTGGATAA
- a CDS encoding leucyl aminopeptidase — translation MLNISFKALPDFSKEQFQAVALICHGSSFLQDETYSVLDKLTDGALGRAVKFKNFKGEAGQKVTLIAPNASLSLLVLVGAAEKGSASATSVALEKAGGIAAKAFDHVEEGLIALTADISSFAPEVALGARLARYSFDLYKTQKKEAEIGLKSVIVASNLQKNDDHQNRWKALDAVSHGVFLTRDLVSEPANVLNPETFSSRIEALKELGLEVEVLDEEEMTKLGFGALLGVAQGSANRPRTVIVRHNGGGEEAPLAFIGKGVTFDSGGISIKPAAGMDEMKMDMGGAATVIGLMSALARRKAAVNAIGVVGLVENMVSDRAQRPGDIVKSYSGQTIEVLNTDAEGRLVLADILSYTKDRFAPKLMVDLATLTGAIVVSLGEENAGLFSNNDNLALAITQAGQQVGEGVWRMPMGEAYNRELDSPIADVKNIGGRAGGAILAAEFLKRFVGDTDWAHLDIAGTAWRSKASSLGPKGASGFGVRLLDCFIQSYEVKS, via the coding sequence ATGCTTAACATATCTTTTAAAGCACTTCCTGATTTCTCGAAGGAGCAGTTTCAGGCTGTGGCATTAATCTGCCATGGGTCATCTTTCTTGCAAGATGAGACCTATAGCGTGTTGGATAAGCTGACAGATGGTGCTTTAGGCCGAGCCGTAAAGTTCAAAAACTTCAAAGGTGAAGCTGGGCAAAAAGTTACCCTGATTGCTCCGAATGCTTCTTTATCTTTGTTAGTTTTAGTTGGGGCGGCCGAAAAAGGGAGTGCTTCTGCAACATCAGTTGCTTTAGAGAAGGCAGGAGGTATTGCCGCGAAAGCTTTTGACCACGTTGAGGAAGGTCTTATTGCATTAACAGCAGATATTTCTTCTTTCGCGCCTGAAGTTGCTTTGGGAGCTCGTTTGGCGCGCTATAGTTTTGACCTTTATAAAACTCAGAAAAAAGAAGCCGAAATAGGCCTTAAGTCAGTCATTGTTGCTTCTAACCTACAAAAAAACGATGACCATCAGAATCGTTGGAAGGCTCTGGACGCGGTTTCGCACGGTGTTTTCCTAACGCGTGATTTGGTGAGTGAGCCTGCTAACGTTCTTAACCCAGAAACTTTTTCGTCCCGTATTGAAGCGTTAAAAGAGCTGGGGCTAGAGGTTGAGGTTTTAGACGAAGAGGAAATGACCAAGCTTGGTTTTGGCGCTTTGTTGGGCGTGGCTCAAGGGAGCGCTAATCGTCCACGGACGGTCATTGTCCGCCACAATGGCGGAGGTGAAGAGGCACCTTTGGCCTTTATCGGCAAGGGTGTCACGTTTGATAGCGGCGGTATCTCAATTAAGCCTGCAGCTGGTATGGATGAAATGAAAATGGACATGGGGGGAGCTGCAACCGTTATCGGTTTGATGAGTGCTCTGGCCCGTAGAAAGGCTGCCGTTAATGCGATTGGAGTGGTCGGCTTGGTTGAAAACATGGTTTCTGACCGTGCGCAGCGTCCAGGAGATATTGTAAAGAGCTATAGTGGTCAGACGATCGAAGTGTTGAATACTGATGCTGAAGGCCGATTGGTTCTTGCTGATATTTTATCTTATACGAAAGACCGTTTTGCGCCTAAATTGATGGTAGACTTGGCTACGTTGACCGGAGCAATTGTGGTGAGCCTTGGCGAAGAAAACGCTGGTTTGTTCAGCAATAACGATAATCTGGCTTTGGCTATAACTCAGGCTGGTCAACAGGTGGGTGAAGGTGTTTGGCGGATGCCAATGGGAGAGGCATATAATCGTGAACTTGATTCTCCCATTGCAGATGTCAAAAATATTGGGGGCCGTGCTGGTGGTGCCATTTTGGCGGCTGAATTTCTGAAGCGCTTTGTTGGAGATACAGACTGGGCTCATCTTGATATTGCTGGCACGGCATGGAGAAGCAAAGCGTCTTCACTTGGCCCAAAAGGAGCAAGTGGTTTCGGTGTTCGATTGCTGGATTGTTTTATTCAGTCTTACGAGGTAAAATCCTAA
- a CDS encoding 3'(2'),5'-bisphosphate nucleotidase CysQ family protein has protein sequence MISSDSSPSTEDDNNLLALAFRLAEEASHIINGIRLRGFRTEIKKDFSPVTEADRASEAHILSNLRLHYPSIPAIGEEEMSAGINIPADDTYWLIDPLDGTRGFASGGEDFTVNIGLIRGGEPVLGVVALPAYGLIYSGGVNLGAHRYDGKENIPIHTAVPSPDGLRVLASSHHNNKELLERWLCGRKVLSVQQISSSVKFMRVAEGDADFYPRFGPTMEWDTAAPQAILEAAGGAILDQHGERLRYGKADRLNPPFYCTGSKS, from the coding sequence ATGATTTCTTCTGACTCTTCCCCCTCGACCGAAGACGACAATAATCTCCTTGCCTTAGCTTTTCGCTTAGCTGAAGAAGCTTCCCATATTATCAACGGCATTCGTCTTCGAGGATTTCGAACCGAAATCAAAAAAGATTTTTCGCCTGTAACAGAAGCCGATCGTGCTTCTGAAGCACATATTCTTTCTAATTTACGATTACACTACCCTTCTATTCCAGCTATTGGCGAGGAAGAGATGTCCGCTGGTATAAACATCCCGGCAGACGACACCTATTGGCTGATTGACCCTCTAGATGGAACACGAGGTTTTGCCTCCGGTGGAGAGGATTTTACCGTCAATATTGGTCTCATCCGCGGGGGGGAGCCTGTTCTTGGAGTTGTCGCTCTACCAGCATATGGGCTCATTTACTCTGGAGGGGTAAACTTAGGCGCCCATCGGTATGATGGAAAAGAGAATATCCCCATTCATACCGCCGTACCCTCTCCTGATGGCTTACGCGTACTCGCTTCGAGTCATCATAATAACAAAGAGCTTCTTGAACGCTGGTTATGTGGACGCAAGGTTCTCTCTGTTCAGCAAATTTCCTCTTCCGTAAAGTTTATGCGTGTTGCCGAAGGAGATGCTGATTTTTACCCTCGCTTCGGCCCAACCATGGAATGGGATACAGCTGCCCCACAAGCCATTTTAGAAGCGGCGGGCGGTGCTATTCTGGATCAACATGGAGAGCGTCTACGCTATGGCAAAGCAGATCGGTTAAACCCACCTTTTTACTGCACGGGCAGTAAATCATGA
- a CDS encoding L-threonylcarbamoyladenylate synthase, giving the protein MRVTEYLTATPEGIDKAAFLLKEGKLVSFGTETVYGLGALASSDKAVAGIFAAKGRPQFNPLISHFATAEQALVHASLSGKMKETAWTLAEAFWPGPLTLILPRAACSSISDLASAGLPTLALRVPKSETTLTLLRKVNAPIAAPSANRSGAVSPSTAAHVLASLDGRIDAVLDSGPCLVGVESTVLDLTQDIPIILRPGGITLEALTSVCGIVHQAQTLQEALPSSPGMLASHYAPSLPVRLNAHHVEKDEALLAFGPPAPNATLVWNLSATENLEEAASRLFAGLRFLDAEGQKLGLKRIAVQPIPPRGLGVAIRDRLHRAAEPRPPKSV; this is encoded by the coding sequence ATGAGGGTTACGGAGTATCTGACAGCCACTCCGGAAGGGATAGACAAAGCAGCCTTTCTCCTCAAAGAAGGCAAGCTTGTCTCTTTTGGAACAGAAACTGTTTATGGTTTAGGAGCACTCGCTTCATCTGACAAAGCCGTCGCTGGTATTTTTGCGGCTAAAGGGCGCCCACAATTCAACCCGCTCATTAGTCACTTCGCAACGGCAGAACAAGCACTTGTACATGCAAGCCTATCAGGAAAAATGAAAGAAACAGCATGGACATTAGCCGAAGCCTTCTGGCCGGGGCCTCTCACTCTTATTCTACCTCGTGCGGCTTGCTCTTCCATTTCAGACCTTGCTTCAGCCGGCCTCCCCACATTGGCACTGCGCGTTCCCAAAAGTGAGACCACTCTCACCCTTCTGCGCAAAGTAAACGCACCAATTGCCGCTCCTTCCGCTAACCGTTCTGGTGCTGTTAGCCCTTCCACTGCGGCACATGTCCTCGCCTCTTTAGATGGCCGCATTGATGCTGTGCTCGATTCTGGACCGTGTCTTGTGGGTGTAGAAAGCACTGTTCTTGACCTTACACAGGACATTCCAATTATTTTGCGCCCTGGTGGTATTACACTCGAAGCACTCACGTCTGTTTGCGGTATCGTACATCAAGCTCAAACTTTGCAAGAAGCACTTCCTTCCTCCCCTGGAATGCTGGCCTCTCACTATGCCCCCTCTTTGCCTGTACGGTTAAATGCGCATCACGTTGAAAAAGATGAAGCGCTCCTTGCATTTGGCCCCCCTGCTCCAAACGCCACTTTAGTCTGGAACCTCAGCGCAACAGAAAACCTCGAAGAAGCCGCATCCCGCTTATTTGCAGGCTTGCGTTTTTTAGATGCAGAAGGACAAAAATTAGGGCTAAAAAGAATCGCAGTTCAACCTATCCCTCCAAGAGGGCTAGGCGTCGCTATTCGTGATCGTCTTCACCGCGCAGCTGAACCACGCCCGCCGAAAAGCGTCTAA